The genomic stretch ttggactagtcacctcttgtgaggtggataccaagtaaaatcctattgttagcattgttgtagtttgtttctttgtattccgctgcgcatcactttgaagaaacaagcaacgaagcacgacgagcaaacgcgaagctattcacccccccccccctctagctacttttcggtcctaacaaattTGAAcacaacatgcgctctttttagtaaagagaataacatcgtaatatatgattcataccacatgtgctattgtgaCAATAAAGGTAGTTAGAGAATGGATccttgtttctctactatgtgagacctttgagattataagttaatctcagtttttaCCTTAGTGACtgtttagctgtttacttgaagttctaatcaatttctgctactttagcatgtatcatATGACTAtgtatgattcggtctatggaacataactgggaaagcgactgattagtatgaatagattctaactaaaaaggaagattaaatatatttacatcatttgatgttattcactggtcgacccatttctgttatgtatagaaatgaatgtgaatattggatatgaaatatactcttgacataatggtcataaTAAGGAATTAGAGAAGtttatattgatgtaaataaaaattatttaatctgggtaaatagcaagacatggatatctccaagataatggttatatgccactgggagattggatggatcctggataaaggctatgtgccaccaggaaagaggctatgtgccatgtagagtgtgtctctaatttatatgAGCggataagtaaagtgtaacaacatTGTTAGTATTGATTGCTCAGAGAgcggctatgtaaggtgtaacaatcttcttagcaactatcgctcagtgtgtttgctgtcacacgaaccattttctctgaGTATGGATTGAATGTTctaatatggtctatgtgactaaactctcaaatagtctatgtgacttatttagtgTTTGTGACTAACTAGTCTGTGACTTAACTGAATGAACttgtcttagtgacttaccttggacgagtgggagatgtaggaaatgAGAACATGGAAACATGTCCATTTTCTccactactcttaatggaaaagtccattatactCCTgagttatttctctttataaaggGAGCGTCCAAGGATCATTTGACAACGTAAGAAAAAAgataagaaagagagaaagagaacatctgaggcggtgagatttggttcgtggaattacGGAGaactttccgatcctgtgatcgttcTTCCGACAACAAATCTTGCCATCATCGATTACAGATCTATGGGAGATCACTGTAaatctttatcatatttattcattttaattcatgcatttagaattatcAGCTATTACAGCTATACATTGCCAAACAGTGAAAATGATCCAACATAGATTTAGAACTGTGCACATATTACAATCTTCACAACTTAATTTTTGACATCTAACTGATTGCTGAGTGTGCATGGAGAGGCAATATTTGCATTTTGTTCAACGATATATTGAAATATTCCAATGATGTGCTCGACGATCTTCAGTTGATCGACGATCCGCTAAATTGGCTCGAGCTCTGATATCCTGATTGCTGATGCAAAGGGCCACTCCTGATATCCTGAATGATTGAAGGAAACAAAAGAGAACGTCATGGAAGCTCAATCTAGTGACATGCAGGTCAAGTTTAGGGGACTGAACGCCTTACCTGCACAGAAACTCGATTGTGTGACGATGAGGTGCCGACGTTGTTGTCCACTGCGAATTGCTGCGTGTTTTCTTCCCCAAAAGCTCTCAGCCAATTGAGCTCCGGCAATACGACTGTTCCTAGGTCCGGCCGGTCTTTCCTTCTCAGCTCTGCGCAGGTGAGTGCTAACTTGGCGAACCGTAAAGCTTCATCGATCGGCCAATTTTGGATGGAGGGATCCAACACCTGTCGAAACGTTCCCGTCTCGATCGAGCGGTCCACTTGATGGGTCAGCCCCATGGGAGGCTTCGCAGTGATCAGTTGCAGCAGCAGGATTCCAAAGGAGTAAATGTCAGACCTGGTGCCGAGCATGCCTGTCTGCTGGTACTCCGGGTCGATGTAGCAAAACGTCCCGGCCGCCGTCGTCATGCGGTACTGAGTGACTTGGTCTGCCACGGAGGGCGGGAGAAGGCGGGCCAGGCCGACGTCGCTTATCTTGCTGGTGTAGTTCTGATCGAGCAGGATGTTTGCAGGCTTCAAGTCCCTGTGAACCAGAGGCTCCGGCTTCGTTTGGTGGAGGAAGAGAAGGCACGTGGCGATCTCTGCGGCGATGCGGAACCGATATTGCCAGGGAATGGGCGGCGTGTTCCCCCGCCGGAATAAGCGATCCTCTAAGCTCCCATTCGCCATGTACTCGTACACCAGGCAACCGTACTCCGGGCAAGCACCGAGGAGGAGGACCATGTTTGGGTGCCGGATGCAACTTAGAATCTCAACCTCGTGCTGAAACTGAGACCTCCCCTGGGCTGCATCCGGTCGCAGTACCTTGACGGCAACAGGCGTGTGATCGAGATAGCATTTGTAGACGGGACCGTACCCTCCTTCTCCAACCTTTTTGTCCGCCGCAAAGTACTCTGTGGCTTCCTCGATCTCCTCGATCTTGTATCTCCTGTACCTCGCGTCCGTTTGCACAAACGAATTCGAGGGATTCTTGTCGACGGATTGTTTCATGGCCTTTATCTCCACTTCTCTCCTTTTATGCGCTTCCAGTTCAGCCTTCCTTTGGGCTGCTTCGGCTGCTTCCAATGCTGCCTTGCACTTTGCTTTCTCCTTCTCTACCAGAACCAAGGCGGCTTCTTCCGCGAGTCGGGCGATTTCGAGTCTCTGTTTCCCCTCCATCTTCGAGTGATGGAGCTCCTTTGCCTTCTGTTTAGACAGAAGCGCTTCCTTGCAAGCTGCGTTGTACATATCCATTGTCTGCTTGAGTTCCAGTTTCAGTCTATTTATCTCTGCTTCTTGATATTCCTGCAAGTTCCAAGGCATGCATTCAAGCGATCATGCACAAAACTTTTTGTGCTTTATAGATTTCTCTTGCTAACTGTATTCACGTACCGATGCGTCAGATGCAAAGCTCTCCTGAGAAAAAGAGTACCCGTTCATAGCGGAATGAACACCCACAGACTTGCGAGGCGATAGTCGAGACTCGAAGCTGTGAGCAAGGTCGTTGTCAGGCAGGCAATAGATCCTGAGGAAGAATTGCTCCTCCTCCCTCTGATTAAAAGATATGTCACCGCCTGCGTCATCTACATATGAATGCATAGATGCAATTAGGTGACCTGTTCGAAGGCATTGAAACAGAGAGGCGAGATGAGAGGACGAACAAATACCTACACGTCTGTCATGTTGTTTATCTTAATTACCTGATTgattctttttctttactcagtTTGAGAGTCGCAGCTGCAGCATCACCTGACAAATGTATGCCTCCTTCAGTTGTTCGTGAAACTAATCGAGCCAAATGACAAGTTAAGTCGATCATCGTACCTTTCTTCTCCTGTTGACTTGGTTGATCTGCGTTGGCTTGTTTCTGGAGCTGGATTCTCAAAGGCGAAACGGCCGGAGCTGGTCGGATCGCATTTTTAACAGAGGAGAGCTTGTCTTTGCTTATCACATAAGCAGTGCAGAAATCAGGCACGGTTTTGTAAATGTTGACGCTGATGTCCAAGTTTCTGAATGATCTGGTAGCAGTATGCAGACAGTGAGAACCTTTGTTAGAGCAGTGCTTTAGAAGAATGTTAAGATACCTCACAAAGCCTCCTCTCGATGCTCCGACGACTAGTTTGTTGATCCCCGACTGAGAGATGAACTCCACTACGCCCTTAGCTACGTCAGTGCCCTCCAAGATCATATCCATG from Zingiber officinale cultivar Zhangliang chromosome 5B, Zo_v1.1, whole genome shotgun sequence encodes the following:
- the LOC121986779 gene encoding U-box domain-containing protein 51-like is translated as MDSVSQSFPLAAVAVDKDKSSQGALKWALDNVAVRGQTLILIHVNTHAVSPDSIRREILTPFRCFCTRKDIKVMDMILEGTDVAKGVVEFISQSGINKLVVGASRGGFVRSFRNLDISVNIYKTVPDFCTAYVISKDKLSSVKNAIRPAPAVSPLRIQLQKQANADQPSQQEKKGHLIASMHSYVDDAGGDISFNQREEEQFFLRIYCLPDNDLAHSFESRLSPRKSVGVHSAMNGYSFSQESFASDASEYQEAEINRLKLELKQTMDMYNAACKEALLSKQKAKELHHSKMEGKQRLEIARLAEEAALVLVEKEKAKCKAALEAAEAAQRKAELEAHKRREVEIKAMKQSVDKNPSNSFVQTDARYRRYKIEEIEEATEYFAADKKVGEGGYGPVYKCYLDHTPVAVKVLRPDAAQGRSQFQHEVEILSCIRHPNMVLLLGACPEYGCLVYEYMANGSLEDRLFRRGNTPPIPWQYRFRIAAEIATCLLFLHQTKPEPLVHRDLKPANILLDQNYTSKISDVGLARLLPPSVADQVTQYRMTTAAGTFCYIDPEYQQTGMLGTRSDIYSFGILLLQLITAKPPMGLTHQVDRSIETGTFRQVLDPSIQNWPIDEALRFAKLALTCAELRRKDRPDLGTVVLPELNWLRAFGEENTQQFAVDNNVGTSSSHNRVSVQDIRSGPLHQQSGYQSSSQFSGSSIN